In Nocardioides sp. zg-1228, a single window of DNA contains:
- a CDS encoding sulfotransferase family 2 domain-containing protein, with amino-acid sequence MLISDTRRALFVHVPKTGGVSVGVVFERCCPDARSKAPGVRPPLGRHAPYARILRAEPQTADYWSFAFVRNPWARMVSWWSMIQDWDREWGPSSGRPQGPEATRMRGNEMWRAAAAYSGFEEFVLRGTTELPRVGRPQVDYLRAPGREVDFVGRTESFADDLAEVERRLGGEPVHVPHRNKSPHGSYRDYYTDATRAKVAEVYAPDLEAFGYTF; translated from the coding sequence GTGCTGATCTCCGACACCAGGCGCGCCCTGTTCGTGCACGTGCCGAAGACCGGCGGGGTCTCGGTCGGGGTCGTGTTCGAGCGCTGCTGCCCCGACGCGCGGAGCAAGGCGCCCGGCGTACGTCCCCCGCTCGGCCGGCACGCGCCGTACGCCCGCATCCTGCGCGCCGAGCCCCAGACGGCCGACTACTGGTCGTTCGCGTTCGTGCGCAACCCGTGGGCGCGGATGGTCTCGTGGTGGTCGATGATCCAGGACTGGGACCGCGAGTGGGGCCCGTCGAGCGGCCGGCCGCAGGGACCCGAGGCCACCCGGATGCGCGGCAACGAGATGTGGCGTGCGGCCGCCGCGTACTCGGGCTTCGAGGAGTTCGTGCTGCGGGGCACCACCGAGCTCCCGCGGGTCGGCCGGCCGCAGGTGGACTACCTGCGCGCGCCCGGCCGGGAGGTCGACTTCGTGGGACGCACCGAGTCCTTCGCCGACGACCTCGCCGAGGTCGAGCGCCGACTCGGCGGCGAGCCGGTCCACGTGCCGCACCGCAACAAGTCCCCGCACGGCAGCTACCGCGACTACTACACCGACGCGACCCGGGCGAAGGTCGCCGAGGTCTACGCCCCCGACCTCGAGGCGTTCGGCTACACGTTCTGA
- a CDS encoding DinB family protein: protein MTIERTDPPLAADEADMLVAYLDYHRDTLRMKVDGLTADQLRRTHPPSTLTLGGLLKHVALNEAHWFGFVLHGRPLGQPWDSADWDADPDWELRSARDDSPEELRRLMDDAVAQARRDIDDALRLGGLGQPAVTPSRREGGQFTLRWIMLHMLEEYARHNGHADLIRESIDGATGE from the coding sequence ATGACGATCGAGCGCACCGATCCGCCCCTGGCCGCCGACGAGGCCGACATGCTGGTGGCCTACCTCGACTACCACCGAGACACCCTCCGGATGAAGGTCGACGGGCTGACCGCCGACCAGCTGCGACGGACCCATCCGCCGTCGACGCTCACACTGGGTGGACTGCTCAAGCACGTGGCCCTCAACGAGGCGCACTGGTTCGGCTTCGTGCTGCACGGGCGGCCGCTGGGACAGCCGTGGGACTCCGCGGACTGGGATGCCGACCCCGACTGGGAGCTCCGCTCGGCGAGGGACGACAGTCCCGAGGAGCTGCGTCGACTCATGGATGACGCAGTCGCCCAGGCGCGTCGTGACATCGATGACGCCCTCCGGCTGGGCGGGCTCGGCCAGCCGGCCGTGACCCCGAGCCGTCGTGAGGGCGGGCAGTTCACCCTGCGCTGGATCATGCTGCACATGCTCGAGGAGTACGCCCGGCACAACGGACACGCCGATCTCATCCGCGAGTCGATCGACGGTGCCACCGGCGAGTGA
- a CDS encoding HNH endonuclease signature motif containing protein: MIETLTGPEVGGVVDLTAGGLLALARERKAAEERAAADLLEVAARWADLHPPESIHHAASFTVPGCEHEEPIAGEGTPLVAEFCVAELGGVLGISTTSAKRLIGHALELRHRLPRLWAQVHAGRVPAWRARAVAEVTIHAAPSLSIEAAAFVDAQVAAVAGRIGPAQLDRLVAETIKRFDLAVPDRSADPEDGYLDVDPRHATLHDQHVHFAGTMRFEAELDLADALDLDRALAHGAATLAALGSPEPLDARRAAALGDLARTQTALDLHHQGTRTTTATRTDDGLPVAREVVLHAHLDATICDTTVFGPTGRLEEGQRLVLLDQVKDWCADSRTKVTIRPVIDLNAHLTAPGYAIPDRIREQVVLRDRTCVFPWCTRPARGCDIDHVTEFDHDAAADGRPQPGPTATQNLAALCRSHHRLKTHTAWRYATVGPGAFEWTSPHGHRYRRDPTGTTRIDEAETAAPPGIPHPRRP; the protein is encoded by the coding sequence ATGATCGAGACGCTGACGGGACCGGAGGTGGGTGGGGTCGTGGACCTCACCGCCGGTGGCCTGCTTGCGCTCGCGCGGGAGCGCAAGGCTGCCGAGGAGCGCGCCGCGGCCGATCTGCTCGAGGTGGCTGCGCGGTGGGCTGACCTGCACCCGCCGGAGTCGATCCACCACGCGGCGTCGTTCACCGTGCCCGGCTGTGAGCACGAGGAGCCCATCGCGGGCGAGGGCACGCCGCTGGTCGCGGAGTTCTGCGTGGCCGAGCTCGGGGGCGTGCTCGGGATCTCGACGACCTCAGCGAAGCGGCTCATCGGCCACGCTTTGGAGCTGCGCCACCGGCTGCCGCGGTTGTGGGCGCAGGTCCACGCCGGCAGGGTGCCGGCGTGGCGGGCGCGGGCGGTCGCGGAGGTCACGATCCACGCGGCACCGTCGCTGAGCATCGAGGCGGCGGCGTTCGTGGACGCGCAGGTGGCCGCCGTCGCCGGCCGCATCGGGCCGGCCCAGCTCGACCGGCTGGTCGCCGAGACCATCAAGCGCTTCGACCTCGCTGTGCCGGACCGGTCGGCCGATCCGGAGGACGGCTACCTCGACGTCGACCCGCGTCACGCGACGCTCCACGACCAGCACGTGCACTTCGCCGGCACCATGCGGTTCGAGGCCGAGCTCGACCTCGCCGACGCCCTCGACCTCGACCGCGCGCTCGCGCACGGCGCCGCGACCCTGGCCGCGCTCGGCTCACCCGAGCCGCTCGACGCGCGACGGGCCGCAGCCCTCGGTGACCTCGCCCGCACCCAGACCGCCCTCGACCTCCACCACCAGGGCACCCGGACCACCACAGCGACGCGGACCGATGACGGCCTGCCGGTCGCGCGGGAGGTCGTGCTCCACGCTCACCTCGACGCCACGATCTGCGACACCACCGTGTTCGGTCCGACCGGCCGGTTGGAGGAGGGCCAGCGGCTCGTCCTGCTCGACCAGGTCAAGGACTGGTGCGCCGACTCGCGCACGAAGGTCACGATCAGGCCGGTCATCGACCTCAATGCCCACCTCACCGCGCCCGGCTACGCGATCCCCGACCGGATCCGGGAGCAAGTCGTTCTGAGGGACCGCACCTGCGTGTTCCCGTGGTGCACCCGCCCCGCCCGCGGCTGCGACATCGACCACGTCACCGAGTTCGACCACGACGCCGCCGCGGACGGGAGACCGCAGCCCGGGCCGACGGCTACGCAGAATCTCGCCGCCCTGTGCCGGTCGCACCACCGGCTCAAGACCCACACCGCCTGGCGCTACGCGACGGTCGGGCCGGGCGCATTCGAGTGGACCAGCCCCCACGGCCACCGCTACCGCCGCGACCCCACCGGCACCACCCGGATCGACGAGGCAGAGACGGCCGCACCGCCGGGCATCCCCCACCCCCGCCGACCATGA
- a CDS encoding GNAT family N-acetyltransferase → MRDAQILIGKEDPALDQRLNDELDRYNAAATADVAPAVELTVKVEQDGELMAGVSGWTWGQAAGIGLTWVHEDQRGTGVGARALAAFEHEAVERGCTHVFVTSFTFQAPAFYQRLGYEEIFRWESVPTPGRDDVHLRKQL, encoded by the coding sequence ATGCGAGACGCACAGATCCTGATCGGCAAGGAGGACCCGGCCCTCGACCAGCGACTCAACGACGAGCTGGACCGCTACAACGCTGCCGCGACCGCGGACGTTGCTCCCGCCGTCGAGCTCACCGTCAAGGTCGAGCAGGACGGCGAGCTGATGGCGGGGGTCTCGGGCTGGACCTGGGGACAGGCCGCCGGGATCGGTCTGACGTGGGTGCACGAGGACCAGCGGGGAACCGGTGTCGGCGCCAGGGCGCTGGCGGCGTTCGAGCACGAGGCCGTCGAGCGAGGCTGCACGCACGTCTTCGTCACGTCGTTCACCTTCCAGGCTCCGGCGTTCTACCAGCGGCTCGGCTACGAGGAGATCTTCCGCTGGGAGTCGGTGCCGACGCCCGGCCGGGACGACGTGCACCTGCGCAAGCAGCTCTGA
- a CDS encoding aminoglycoside phosphotransferase family protein, with product MTGMHADEHVADDETVRRLVAEQLPQWSGLPVRRLPPVGTDNQLFRLGEDLLVRMPRIPGPAATVAFEHTWLPRLAPHLPVAIPAPVALGEPGEGFPWPWTVVPWIEGTTPTEATYDPERWAVELGTFVRACRAVPGMDAPVKTEGRGAPLAALDAWVREWTARADAGAVSRDAVLAVWEDALAAPAHDGEPCWFHADLHDGNLLVRDGRLVAVIDWGAAGRGDPAIELNAMWGYVPSSAAGLYRESVGLDEAAYRRARGFALAPAISAWTYYRDTAPETSRGALQTVRRLIASLDG from the coding sequence ATGACGGGGATGCACGCCGATGAGCACGTGGCCGACGACGAGACCGTACGGCGACTCGTCGCCGAGCAGCTACCGCAGTGGTCCGGGCTGCCGGTGCGGCGGCTGCCGCCCGTCGGCACCGACAACCAGCTCTTCCGCCTCGGCGAGGACCTGCTCGTCCGGATGCCCCGGATCCCCGGACCGGCCGCGACGGTGGCGTTCGAGCACACGTGGCTGCCGCGACTGGCGCCGCACCTGCCGGTGGCGATCCCGGCGCCCGTCGCGCTGGGGGAGCCGGGTGAGGGCTTCCCGTGGCCGTGGACCGTCGTGCCATGGATCGAGGGCACGACGCCGACGGAGGCCACCTACGACCCGGAGCGGTGGGCGGTCGAGCTCGGCACGTTCGTGCGAGCCTGTCGCGCCGTCCCGGGCATGGACGCCCCGGTCAAGACCGAGGGACGCGGTGCCCCGCTGGCAGCCCTCGACGCCTGGGTGCGGGAGTGGACCGCCCGGGCCGACGCCGGTGCGGTCTCCCGCGACGCGGTGCTCGCCGTCTGGGAGGACGCGCTGGCGGCGCCGGCGCACGACGGCGAGCCGTGCTGGTTCCACGCCGACCTGCACGACGGCAACCTGCTGGTGCGCGACGGCCGCCTGGTCGCGGTGATCGACTGGGGCGCCGCCGGGCGCGGTGACCCCGCGATCGAGCTCAACGCGATGTGGGGCTACGTCCCGTCGTCGGCCGCCGGGCTCTACCGCGAGAGCGTCGGGCTCGACGAGGCCGCCTACCGCCGTGCCCGTGGCTTCGCGCTCGCCCCCGCCATCAGCGCCTGGACCTACTACCGCGACACCGCCCCCGAGACCTCGCGCGGCGCGCTGCAGACCGTGCGGCGGCTCATCGCCTCGCTCGACGGGTGA
- a CDS encoding DUF6518 family protein, whose translation MNPMARWPLSALVVVAGSLVLGGLTSWAQGFLPDALSSFANSPSGWTVLTASMIVAVRPTVAAGAVLGVVSFVSLVLGYTVASELRGLAYDPLFWSLVGVVAGPFVGAAAAAVVGGHAVRAALGAGALAGALVADAIYGLTVVGDTTSPVYWLLCLALGVVLLGVVVVRLRSRVALTTLAGTAVAATGVLGAGYAVLNGLA comes from the coding sequence ATGAACCCCATGGCCCGATGGCCCCTGTCCGCACTCGTCGTCGTGGCCGGCAGCCTGGTGCTGGGCGGGCTGACGTCGTGGGCGCAAGGCTTCCTGCCCGACGCGTTGTCGTCGTTCGCCAACTCGCCGTCCGGCTGGACGGTGCTGACCGCGTCGATGATCGTCGCGGTCCGACCGACCGTGGCCGCGGGCGCGGTGCTCGGGGTGGTGTCCTTCGTCAGCCTCGTCCTGGGCTACACGGTCGCCTCCGAGCTGCGCGGGCTCGCCTACGACCCGCTGTTCTGGAGCCTGGTGGGTGTGGTCGCCGGCCCGTTCGTCGGCGCCGCCGCGGCCGCGGTCGTCGGAGGCCACGCCGTCCGTGCGGCGCTCGGCGCCGGCGCGCTGGCGGGTGCGCTGGTCGCGGACGCGATCTACGGGCTGACGGTCGTCGGCGACACGACCAGCCCGGTCTACTGGCTGCTCTGCCTGGCCCTCGGCGTCGTCCTGCTCGGCGTGGTGGTCGTGCGGCTGCGCAGCCGGGTGGCGCTCACGACGCTCGCCGGCACCGCCGTCGCAGCCACCGGCGTGCTGGGCGCCGGCTACGCCGTGCTCAACGGGCTCGCCTGA
- a CDS encoding alpha/beta hydrolase produces the protein MSFLTRQAVIAALTANALRPPRGRRAGLPAFVAGWLFGETAPQMLALTALDAASHLTKSRRSGIRAKAGLALAGASALGLAHMIRQSQRAEDRFEDALLDGLGVDYVEQLDEAPDPADLATPWRRLARPFDFRDDAVRVISDLPYSEAGKRGHLDIYLPADQDAITDAPVLLQVHGGAWTLGAKEHQGRPLMNRMAAKGWVCVAINYRLAPRDAWPAHIVDVKRAISWVRDNIADYGGDPDYLVVTGGSAGGHLAALAALTPGDPAFQPGFEDADTSVQAAVPFYGVYDFAGSTGLANAIGMRDAFLGPRVVQTTWQDAPDVYEAASPILRITPDAPDFFVIHGELDSLVAVDQARLFVAELRRTSRKSVVYAELPGAQHAFDMFHSIRSAHAVRAVDRYLTWHWNTWRHGLAADSGVEPDEMRQDVDADAG, from the coding sequence GTGAGCTTCCTGACCCGCCAGGCCGTGATCGCCGCTCTCACCGCGAACGCCCTCCGCCCGCCGCGCGGCCGACGTGCCGGGCTGCCCGCGTTCGTCGCCGGGTGGCTCTTCGGCGAGACCGCACCGCAGATGCTGGCCCTCACCGCGCTCGACGCGGCGAGCCACCTCACCAAGAGCCGTCGCAGTGGGATCCGCGCCAAGGCGGGGCTCGCGCTCGCCGGCGCCAGCGCGCTCGGCCTGGCCCACATGATCCGGCAGAGCCAGCGCGCCGAGGACCGCTTCGAGGACGCCCTGCTCGACGGGCTCGGCGTCGACTACGTCGAGCAGCTCGACGAGGCGCCCGACCCGGCCGACCTCGCGACCCCCTGGCGACGGCTCGCGCGGCCCTTCGACTTCCGCGACGACGCCGTCCGGGTGATCAGCGACCTGCCCTACTCCGAGGCCGGCAAGCGCGGCCACCTCGACATCTACCTGCCGGCGGACCAGGACGCGATCACGGACGCCCCCGTGCTCCTGCAGGTGCACGGCGGCGCCTGGACGCTGGGCGCCAAGGAGCACCAGGGACGCCCCCTGATGAACCGGATGGCCGCCAAGGGCTGGGTCTGCGTCGCGATCAACTACCGCCTCGCCCCCCGCGACGCGTGGCCCGCCCACATCGTCGACGTCAAGCGCGCCATCTCCTGGGTCAGGGACAACATCGCCGACTACGGCGGCGACCCCGACTACCTCGTGGTCACGGGCGGCTCCGCGGGCGGCCACCTCGCCGCACTCGCAGCGCTGACGCCCGGCGACCCGGCCTTCCAGCCCGGGTTCGAGGACGCCGACACCTCGGTGCAGGCGGCGGTCCCGTTCTACGGCGTCTACGACTTCGCCGGCTCCACCGGCCTGGCCAACGCGATCGGCATGCGCGACGCCTTCCTCGGCCCGCGCGTGGTCCAGACGACGTGGCAGGACGCGCCCGACGTCTACGAGGCGGCCTCACCGATCCTCCGCATCACGCCCGACGCCCCCGACTTCTTCGTCATCCACGGCGAGCTCGACTCGCTGGTCGCCGTCGACCAGGCCCGCCTGTTCGTCGCCGAGCTGCGGCGCACCTCCAGGAAGTCGGTGGTCTACGCCGAGCTGCCGGGCGCCCAGCACGCCTTCGACATGTTCCACTCGATCCGCAGCGCGCACGCCGTGCGGGCCGTCGACCGCTACCTGACCTGGCACTGGAACACCTGGCGCCACGGCCTCGCGGCGGACAGCGGCGTCGAGCCCGACGAGATGCGCCAGGACGTGGACGCCGACGCAGGCTAG
- a CDS encoding VOC family protein yields MSNHTIVIPAADLAPATAFYRTAWGTEPHTETPYYVGFNLDGQEIGLNPQGERDGMTGPVVYWSTDDLAAKVAEVEAAGGTVVRPVTEVGGGTSLALLTDPAGNQVGFITQADG; encoded by the coding sequence ATGAGCAACCACACCATCGTCATCCCCGCCGCCGACCTCGCGCCCGCCACGGCGTTCTACCGCACGGCGTGGGGGACCGAGCCGCACACCGAGACGCCCTACTACGTCGGGTTCAACCTCGACGGGCAGGAGATCGGGCTCAACCCGCAGGGCGAGCGGGACGGGATGACCGGACCCGTCGTCTACTGGAGCACCGACGACCTCGCCGCCAAGGTGGCCGAGGTGGAGGCCGCCGGCGGGACCGTCGTACGCCCGGTGACCGAGGTGGGCGGCGGCACGTCCCTGGCCCTGCTGACCGACCCGGCCGGCAACCAGGTCGGCTTCATCACCCAGGCGGACGGCTAG
- a CDS encoding class I SAM-dependent methyltransferase, with amino-acid sequence MPSSDPLPPDLLEHARAAKGFMPDDEGALLHRWARERLPHGPALEVGTYCGKSAVWLGGAAREVGGTVLTVDHHRGSEENQAGWEHHDDSLVDHDLGLMDTLPTFRRTIAAAGLEEQVVAVVGRSETVGRWWRTPLSLLFIDGGHGVEPARTDFRTWPRWVEAGGVLVIHDVFPDPADGGRPPYEDIYLPAIASGAFTEVDAVGSMRVLRRTAGDAGDPLG; translated from the coding sequence GTGCCGTCCTCCGACCCGCTCCCGCCCGACCTGCTCGAGCACGCCCGCGCGGCGAAGGGCTTCATGCCCGACGACGAGGGCGCGCTGCTGCACCGGTGGGCACGGGAGCGGCTGCCGCACGGCCCCGCCCTCGAGGTCGGCACCTACTGCGGGAAGTCCGCGGTCTGGCTCGGCGGCGCGGCACGGGAGGTCGGCGGCACCGTCCTCACCGTCGACCACCACCGCGGCTCGGAGGAGAACCAAGCCGGCTGGGAGCACCACGACGACAGCCTCGTCGACCACGACCTCGGGCTGATGGACACGCTGCCCACCTTCCGCCGCACGATCGCCGCGGCCGGGCTGGAGGAGCAGGTGGTGGCCGTCGTGGGTCGCTCCGAGACGGTCGGCAGGTGGTGGCGCACCCCGCTGTCGCTGCTCTTCATCGACGGCGGCCACGGCGTCGAGCCGGCCCGCACCGACTTCCGCACTTGGCCGCGCTGGGTCGAGGCGGGCGGGGTGCTCGTGATCCACGACGTCTTCCCCGACCCCGCCGACGGCGGCCGGCCGCCCTACGAGGACATCTACCTGCCCGCGATCGCCAGCGGCGCCTTCACCGAGGTCGACGCGGTCGGCTCGATGCGGGTGCTACGTCGTACGGCGGGCGACGCCGGCGACCCGCTCGGCTGA
- a CDS encoding prenyltransferase — protein MSRALGVEEILTRAQVEQTAATIAATQEPSGAIPWTAGEHTDVWNHLEAAMALMVGGRREEAERALAWVRDTQRADGSWPMKIVGGEVEDHSGESNMSAYLAVATWHHWLVARDEELVRRTWPTVRRALDFVVGLQLPFGGIAWSQEWRDDRPGPVNEQALLAGSSSIYHSLRAGVALAGLVGEPQVEWELAGGRLGHALREHRDLFLDKSDFSMDWYYPVLGGAVRGPAAHTLLAERWDTFVEPGLGIRCVSENPWVTGAETCELVLALEALGDRERALELLAAMQHLRTDDGSYWTGYVFPDDVNWPVEHTTYTAAAVVLAADALGDWTPGADIMRGTTLAPDFAEVGLECGCRPGEDSAERVAGVARRTT, from the coding sequence ATGAGCCGAGCCCTGGGGGTCGAGGAGATCCTCACCCGCGCCCAGGTCGAGCAGACCGCGGCGACGATCGCGGCGACCCAGGAGCCGTCGGGTGCCATCCCGTGGACGGCGGGGGAGCACACCGACGTGTGGAACCACCTCGAGGCGGCGATGGCCCTGATGGTCGGCGGCCGGCGCGAGGAGGCCGAGCGGGCCCTGGCCTGGGTGCGGGACACGCAGCGCGCGGACGGGTCGTGGCCGATGAAGATCGTCGGTGGCGAGGTCGAGGACCACTCCGGCGAGTCCAACATGTCGGCCTACCTCGCGGTCGCGACGTGGCACCACTGGCTGGTCGCCCGCGACGAGGAGCTCGTGCGCCGGACCTGGCCGACGGTGCGCCGTGCGCTCGACTTCGTGGTGGGCCTGCAGCTGCCGTTCGGCGGGATCGCGTGGTCGCAGGAGTGGCGCGACGACCGTCCCGGTCCGGTCAACGAGCAGGCGCTGCTCGCCGGCTCGTCGAGCATCTACCACTCGCTGCGCGCAGGGGTGGCGCTCGCCGGGCTGGTGGGGGAGCCGCAGGTCGAGTGGGAGCTCGCCGGCGGCCGGCTCGGCCACGCCCTCCGCGAGCACCGCGACCTCTTCCTCGACAAGTCCGACTTCTCGATGGACTGGTACTACCCGGTCCTCGGCGGTGCGGTCCGCGGGCCCGCGGCGCACACCCTCCTCGCCGAGCGGTGGGACACCTTCGTCGAGCCGGGGCTGGGCATCCGGTGCGTCTCGGAGAACCCGTGGGTGACCGGCGCCGAGACGTGTGAGCTGGTGCTGGCCCTGGAGGCCCTCGGCGACCGGGAGCGCGCGCTCGAGCTGCTCGCGGCGATGCAGCACCTGCGCACCGACGACGGGTCCTACTGGACCGGCTACGTGTTCCCCGACGACGTCAACTGGCCGGTCGAGCACACCACCTACACCGCCGCGGCCGTCGTGCTGGCGGCCGATGCGCTGGGCGACTGGACGCCCGGCGCCGACATCATGCGCGGCACCACGCTCGCGCCCGACTTCGCCGAGGTCGGCCTGGAGTGCGGCTGTCGGCCCGGCGAGGACTCAGCCGAGCGGGTCGCCGGCGTCGCCCGCCGTACGACGTAG
- a CDS encoding methyltransferase domain-containing protein: MLTVDFDRLGLRPGDRVLDMGCGAGRHAFEMYRRGADVIAFDQDADELATVREWFTAMRAAGEVPAAAEADVKEGDALALPFADGEFDRVVAAEVLEHIHADVDAIKELVRVLRPGGTLAISVPRWLPELVNWKLSDDYHNAEGGHVRIYTAEELVDKVTKAGRSNDGTPGDAMVFLGKDHAHGLHTPYWWIKCAVGVTNDDHPLAKAYHRLLVWEIMKNPKALQYAGKVLDPLIGKSMVLYFRKPA; encoded by the coding sequence GTGCTGACCGTTGACTTCGACCGGCTCGGGCTGCGCCCGGGCGACCGCGTGCTCGACATGGGCTGCGGTGCCGGTCGGCACGCGTTCGAGATGTACCGGCGCGGCGCGGACGTGATCGCCTTCGACCAGGACGCCGACGAGCTGGCCACTGTGCGCGAGTGGTTCACCGCGATGCGCGCGGCCGGTGAGGTGCCCGCGGCCGCCGAGGCGGACGTCAAGGAGGGCGATGCGCTCGCGCTGCCCTTCGCCGACGGTGAGTTCGACCGCGTCGTGGCCGCCGAGGTGCTCGAGCACATCCACGCCGACGTCGACGCCATCAAGGAGCTCGTCCGGGTGCTGCGCCCGGGTGGCACGCTGGCCATCTCCGTGCCCCGGTGGCTGCCCGAGCTCGTCAACTGGAAGCTCTCCGACGACTACCACAACGCCGAGGGCGGGCACGTCCGGATCTACACCGCCGAGGAGCTCGTCGACAAGGTCACCAAGGCCGGCCGGTCCAACGACGGCACGCCCGGCGACGCGATGGTCTTCCTCGGCAAGGACCACGCCCACGGGCTGCACACGCCCTACTGGTGGATCAAGTGCGCCGTCGGCGTGACCAACGACGACCACCCCCTCGCCAAGGCCTACCACCGGCTCCTGGTGTGGGAGATCATGAAGAACCCCAAGGCGCTCCAGTACGCCGGCAAGGTGCTCGACCCGCTCATCGGGAAGAGCATGGTGCTCTACTTCCGCAAGCCCGCATGA
- a CDS encoding glycosyltransferase family 4 protein, with translation MRIAMLSYRSKPHCGGQGVYIRHLSRELVRLGHEVEVFSGQPYPDLDEGVGLTKVPSLDLYREPDPFRVPRPSEFRDRIDVEEFLTMCTAGFPEPKTFSSRIARLMKERAGDFDIAHDNQVLGTGIMALESYGLPVIATIHHPITMDRQIDLQTAPTWRKRLTLRRWYGFLRMQARVAKRYRTILTPSESSRRDVARDFGVDPDRMRTILLGVDDVFAPPTAPRVPGRILAMASADAPMKGIATLLEAFAKLAVERDVSLVLVTRPEPGGRTEQLIDQLGIADKVQFVNGVSDAELVEVMGSAEVACVPSLYEGFSLPTAELMACATPLVVSRAGAIPEVVGPDGECADLVTPGDVGELEQALAALLDDPERRTAMGTAGRARVEELFSWRAVAEATAAAYEETIADFRRERGLPEQDQEESIRADR, from the coding sequence GTGCGCATCGCCATGCTGTCCTACCGGAGCAAGCCCCATTGCGGAGGGCAGGGCGTCTACATCCGACACCTGAGCCGCGAGCTCGTCCGCCTCGGCCACGAGGTGGAGGTGTTCTCCGGCCAGCCCTACCCCGACCTCGACGAGGGTGTCGGGCTCACGAAGGTGCCGAGCCTCGACCTCTACCGCGAGCCCGACCCGTTCCGGGTGCCGCGGCCGAGTGAGTTCCGCGACCGCATCGACGTCGAGGAGTTCCTCACGATGTGCACGGCCGGGTTCCCCGAGCCGAAGACGTTCAGCTCGCGCATCGCCCGGCTGATGAAGGAGCGCGCCGGCGACTTCGACATCGCCCACGACAACCAGGTGCTCGGCACCGGCATCATGGCGCTGGAGTCCTACGGGCTCCCCGTGATCGCGACGATCCACCACCCGATCACCATGGACCGGCAGATCGACCTCCAGACCGCGCCCACCTGGCGCAAGCGGCTCACGCTGCGCCGCTGGTACGGCTTCCTGCGGATGCAGGCCCGCGTCGCCAAGCGCTACCGCACGATCCTCACGCCCTCGGAGTCCTCGCGGCGCGACGTCGCGCGCGACTTCGGCGTCGACCCGGACCGCATGCGGACGATCCTGCTGGGCGTCGACGACGTCTTCGCCCCGCCGACCGCCCCGCGGGTGCCGGGCCGCATCCTCGCCATGGCCAGCGCCGACGCACCGATGAAGGGCATCGCGACCCTCCTCGAGGCGTTCGCCAAGCTCGCGGTCGAGCGCGACGTGTCCCTGGTGCTGGTGACCCGTCCCGAGCCGGGCGGGCGCACCGAGCAGCTCATCGACCAGCTCGGCATCGCCGACAAGGTGCAGTTCGTCAACGGCGTCAGCGACGCCGAGCTCGTGGAGGTCATGGGCTCCGCCGAGGTGGCGTGCGTGCCCTCGCTCTACGAGGGGTTCTCGCTGCCGACGGCCGAGCTGATGGCGTGCGCGACCCCGCTGGTGGTCTCGCGCGCCGGCGCGATCCCGGAGGTCGTCGGGCCCGACGGCGAGTGCGCCGACCTGGTGACCCCCGGCGACGTCGGCGAGCTCGAGCAGGCGCTCGCCGCGCTGCTCGACGACCCCGAGCGGCGTACGGCCATGGGCACGGCCGGCCGGGCCCGGGTCGAGGAGCTGTTCAGCTGGCGTGCCGTGGCCGAGGCCACCGCCGCCGCCTACGAGGAGACCATCGCCGACTTCCGGCGTGAGCGAGGCCTGCCCGAGCAGGACCAGGAGGAGAGCATCCGTGCTGACCGTTGA